A genomic region of Sander vitreus isolate 19-12246 chromosome 11, sanVit1, whole genome shotgun sequence contains the following coding sequences:
- the LOC144525585 gene encoding uncharacterized protein LOC144525585 yields the protein MATLLLDCQVQQGHLPESEAQRSVTEWSGLPTSQRNHTAAFSSARPTTYLMPQPVASLQSMVALPSGIPPRQAMRPWTKDLSLYEEYKLRRNELRRRSINKRRELEKTLPQPLLADLVRERREKTRLRVARWRAKRKLQACINQTQALGGAAGFSQTGFPNSSQHQQLRVTCAATSSSQQRQSSALPQSALSNMSAANGISASLPFMPSTSSSSSLLPRGPTMAAHQHTVTSSSSYPQVSLLQQSISLTDTDILQ from the exons ATGGCCACCCTTCTGCTGGACTGCCAGGTTCAGCAGGGTCATCTTCCAGAGTCAGAG GCTCAAAGGTCAGTGACGGAGTGGTCTGGCCTTCCAACAAGCCAGAGAAACCACACTGCAGCCTTCAGCTCAGCCCGACCAACCACCT ATCTGATGCCTCAGCCGGTGGCCTCCCTGCAATCGATGGTGGCTTTGCCATCTGGCATCCCACCTCGCCAGGCAATGCGGCCCTGGACTAAAGACCTCAGCCTTTATGAAGAATACAAACTGCGCAGGAATGAGCTCCGCAGGCGAAGCATCAACAAACGCAGAGAGCTGGAGAAGACGCTGCCTCAGCCGCTGCTGGCAGATCTG GTGCGAGAGCGTCGAGAGAAGACCAGACTGAGGGTGGCCAGATGGAGGGCAAAAAGGAAACTCCAGGCCTGTATTAACCAGACTCAG GCTCTAGGTGGCGCTGCAGGTTTTTCTCAAACTGGCTTTCCCAACAGCAGCCAGCATCAGCAGCTCAGAGTGACTTGTG CTGCCACCTCCAGCAGTCAGCAGAGACAGAGCTCAGCGCTGCCTCAGTCCGCCCTCAGCAACATGTCAGCAGCAAACGGcatctctgcctctctccccTTCATGCcctccacctcttcctcctcgTCTTTGCTCCCGAGAGGCCCAACCATGGCTGCACATCAACACACTGTGACATCATCCTCTTCCTACCCCCAGGTCAGCCTATTGCAGCAGAGTATctctctgacagacacagatatcTTGCAGTGA